The Terrirubrum flagellatum nucleotide sequence TCAGGCCGCAGGCGACTGCTGCGCGGATCGCGCGAGCCACGTCCGCCTGCGTGGCGATCGCTGCTCGATTGGCCATAGACAGGCTCAGCTCGCGCGACGATTCTTCGTTTCCGGAAGCGCTTCATTGGGTGGAACGACGCGCTCCATGCGCTCGCGAACGGCGCGGATAATTTCGGCGTTTTGCGAGGCGCGCGTGTATCGTGACTGGGCCTCCAGCCACGTTTTCACGTCGGCCGGGAGGCGAATCGTCATCAAGGAATCAGTCGTCATCGATCGGCTCCAAAGGCGAGAGACCTTTTTCCGACGCGGTAGAAAGCGCAGCGAGGAGAACCTCGCGACATCCGATGAAGACCTCTTCATCAACCCCATTCGCGCCAAACGGTCAATATGGGGGCGGTTGAGCATTGGTATCCAATTGAATCTATGAGTGTTGCGACCGTCCGCGCCAAACTGGTCGCACGAAATCGAATCAATAAATCTCGTCATCCCCAGCTCTCGATCTCGAAATCGTCGTCGGCCTCGCGCGGCTCCGGCTCCAAGTCGGCGTCCGGCGCGTCCAGATCGTCCAGGAGCGCGATGAGGCGCTCGATGGCGTCCTCGGACGCGCCTGCGCTGAGAAGCGTCCAGGCGGCGCGCTGTGGGCCGCCGGGACGCGTTCTGGAGGGCGGCGCTCATGCCGCGTCCTCGATCGGCAGGAACGATCGCAGGATCTCGTCGACGCGCTCCTCCGACAGAGCGTCGATCTCGTGGAACGCCAAGAGCGCGCGCATCTTGATTGCGGCCTGCTCCATGGTCGCGCAACGATAGGAGCAGATCGCGTCGAAGGCCGCGTTGCGAGCGTCCTTGGCCTCGCCCGCGGCCCGCTGAACGGCGCTGAGCCCAAAGGCGTCAATGTCGGCCTCGATCTTGTCGAACGCCCGGTCGATCGCGTCGAAGTCGCGGTCCTGATTGAGGCGGATCGCCTCCTTCGCATAGGCGACCAGCGAGTCGTCGGGCATGTGATGCCTGCCGACGTGAAAAAGGTGCGCGCGGTAGATTTTCGCGAGCTCTTTCTTGATCGCGTCGCGGCCGAGGTTCGCTTCGAAGAACTTCCCGATAGATGTGGGGATGTGCTGGCGCTTGCCGATGTGCGCCTGATAGGCGTCCTCGGTCTCCCAAAGCTTCAATGCGAGGCGATCATCCTCGGCGTCGGCGGCCTCATACGCTGCAACGAGCGCCTTGATCTCGGCGCAGGGATCATCGCCCTCCGCCGCGATCGCGACGCCGGGCGCGGCCGCCGCAGCCAGAGCCGCGATGCCCGACAACATCCGCCTGCGGCCAAGGTCCGGCGGGTTTGGGTGAGGGACGTGCGCGCGCAATGGCGCGCCCCGTGATAGAGCGTCCGCAGCCATGAAGGGTCTCCAGGAACTTTCGTGGTCAGGGCCGGAGCGAGGCTGCAACCTTGCCTCGGCCCGAATTAATCGTTACACGAAAATCATGGCATCGCAAGATTTTTCTGTAACGAAAAAATCTCGTGGCCGTCCTCCGGGGCGGTCGCGGCCGGAAACTGTCGCAGCCCGCGTGCCGGTCGAAACGATGAAAGCGGTCGACGAGTACATCCTGCGGCAGACTGAGCCCAAGCCCTCCCGGCCGGAGGCCATCGGGAAGTTGGTCGATCTCGGTCTCGAGGCGACCACCGCAGCAGCAGCCTTCCAAGCTGCATCCAAAGCGCCGCCGGCGGCGATGACGGAGGAGACGCGCACCCCCCTCGCCGGAAAGAAAGCAAGCGCGTCGAAGGTCTGCCCCGAATGCGGGCACAGGTTTCAAGGCTCTGGATGGGACGGGATCGACGCGCACTGGAAATCGAAACACGAACATCTGATCCCTTATGCGGAGGCATGGCCTCAACTCCAGGCCGGAACCTACAGCGCTCAAAGCAAAGCGACTGCCGCCGCCGCGCGCGCGAAGGAGCTCGCGATCGGCGCGGTGAAGGAGCACCTCGCCAAGGTGGACGCTCCGCACGATGAGAAGATCGCGCGCGCCAGGAAGTTGATCGCGCCGAGCAAGGCCGCGAGACCGAGATGATTCCGGCGGCGATCAGGTTTGATATTGGTCGCGAGCCGGGCTGTGATTGCACGTGCTGGGAGGCCACATGGGTCTGCAACTGAATCTCGAAAAGGACTTCGCCGACATCCTGCGCAATCGCCTGCTCGCAAAGGGCTATCCTGCCCGTACCGAGACCGACGAAGAGACGATCACGCGTTACCTCAATGTCTTGAATCGACAAATTGAGGTCCTCCCTCGCGCAACTAAAATATCCACGAAGCTTGTCTGCCCTCCAGAACATCAGGCCGGGTTTGACGCGCTCCTGCGGACGAGCGAGTCAGGCGGAGATTTGCGCCCGTATCAGAGCACTGGGCTGGAGAAGGATCAGTACGACGATGGAATGCTGAATGCCTGGAATCTTCAACACTTCCATCTAGGCACGGGTCGGCATCCGACGTTCGCGGGATATGTCTCGCGGACCGGCCCGCTGGTCTACGCCGTCGTGACGAACGACACGTTGTACTGCCTTGGCATCTTCGATCATGGCGGATGGTCGAAGCAGGAATTGCTCGAGATCATTGCAAGTGAATTTCCGGAGCTGAACCAAACGATCACGGCGACTGGTAGTAGCATGGAGATCATCGGTCTGCGGCACACCTACACCGATGAGCAAGTCCAGAAGCTCCGCGACGCCGGAATAAATGCGCTAACCATGACACCCGGAGGTGCAATCAATTTTCCGGCCGGCGGCGGAGTGAACTTGAGCAAGAAAAAGGGCCAAAAAAGCTTCAAGGTCGCGTTGGCCGTTATCGACGTGCGCGAGCTGCTCACGGAACTATCGGTCGAGATCAATGCAAAAGCTGAGCAAGCCGGAGTGCCGGATGGCACCGTCGGAACTCTGATCGAAGAGAATGGAAAGCTGCTGATCGTCGACACATCGAGAAAGCTCAGTTGCGAAATCCCGCCGATCGTGAAGCCAATCTAAGTAACCCGATCGTTCTGATCATCGCCGGCGCGGTCTAGGCGATGTTAAGTTAGTTCATCATCGGTAAAGGGAAAAATCCATGCCGATAGACGAGGATCACATCCGCGCGCTTTTGAGCCACCCCGCTGAAAGCTTGCAAGTGGAAATAAAGAATTGGCTCGACCTATCGATCGAGCACGGGAAGGAAAAGCTGATAAGAGCAATATTTGCTATCCGAAATCGGAACGGCGGATTTGTCCTTATCGGGTTCGACGACAAAACTTTGAAGGCGGACCCATATAACTTCGCCGAACCTGTGTCTGCGATGTACCACGTCGACAAGATTCAGGGCTTAGTTTCGCGTTACGCGAACGAGCCATTTGAGGTTCAAGTCGCGCTCCGGACAAGTGCGGCCCAAGAGCATCCTGTGGTTGTCGTTCCGACAGGGGTGGACGCGCCAGTTGTTGTTAAAAGTGAACTGAGGGGAAAGGATGGAAAACAGTATCTCCGTGAAGGGGACCTTTATTTTCGATCTCTTAAATCAAACGGCACTCCCAGCAGCGGCATAATCAAACCCAGCGATTTCCGCGATTTAATCAATATATGCTTCGAGAATCGAGAAGCTGATATTGGTGGCTTTTTTCGCCGCCAGTTGGGCGGCGTTGATCTGGCTCGTCTACGCACGATTTTAGGTGGCATCAATTTGGCTAGCACTCCGCCCAACGCGGATGAGGCAGTGACGACGTCGTTTCTGCCTGGCGTCACGATCAATCGACCGAAAGAACTTTTCTGTGATCCAAAGCCACTACTCGAAGAGGGGGAGAGGCGCTTTAAAGATGCATTGGGCAGGCGTGATACAGAAAATACGTTCCAGAAAGTCGAGAAGTCTCTGGCAATCCTGACGACGTTGGCGCTCGAGCCTCGCAAAGAAAATGCGATAGTATCGAAGGAGTTCTTGAACAGAATCGGGTCAAGCAACCCGAACTACACTGGTTGGCCTGCTTGGCTCGATAGCAGATTCTTCTCCGAAGAAGCACACAGGGCCTATGTTATTGAGAATGGTTGGGAAGAGTTTATCTCGTCTTTGGATGGCGGCTGGTCGCAACACTTCGAATTTTTAAGGTTCGACCCTACGGGATTGTTTATTTTGCGCAGGGTTTTGCAAGATGATCTTTCTGAAAAAGCCGTACCGGGCAAGTCGCTCGATCCATCTTTGATGATATATCGAGTGGTTGAAATCTTAGCTGTCGGACTCATTATCGCCAAAGCCTCGGGCTGGCGTGAAGAAGACACCGCAACCTTTGCATTCCGGTGGTACAATCTAGGGGGGCGAAGCCTCAGCAGTTGGGCCAACCCCAGGTTATTTTGGGGCGGCTCGGGAAAAAGCCACACGCCGCAAGCCGAATCGTGCGTGCGTGTTCCGTTGTCGACAGCGCAGGAGGCAGTCGCGCCCTTCGTGGCACAAGCTGTGGCGCCACTGTTCGCATGCTTCGACGGCTACGAAATGCCGCTGGCATCTATTGAGACGCTGACGAAAAAGCTGATTCAACGTGCGCTTGATTGAAGATTGTTTGAATTGAACCGAAATAAGTCTCTCGAATTCTCGCTGGAACGTTTGCTACTCGGACGGCGGTCGTTTGCTGGTCTTTCGACATCCCAGCATCTTTCGCGGCCTGCCTCTGAGAAATAGTGGGGACACCCCCATCATTTTCTTTTGGGCGGCCCCCCCCCCGTCATACTGCTTGAGCAATTCACCGCAGCGCCGCACTGCGCGCGCCTGGATGCGATCGGCTTGTTTCCGGAGCGTGTCGTCATCAGCCTGCTTCGCGTAGCTCGCGAGCGCTTCCGCCTTGTTTGCCCATTGCTGGCATTCGTCGATCACACGGCCTGCGCCATCCGCTCCTTCACGAACTCATTGTAGGAGAGCGTCGTCCCGCCCGACATGCGCAGGCGCTTGTATTCGCGGTTCAGCGGATTTCTGCCGCTCGCGTTTCGGGCCCAGTCGTTCTCCCCGGTCTGCGCCTCGGCCGCGGCGATGACGACGCGGTGAAGGCGGGCGCCGGCCGTAATGGCGAGGCGCTCGAAGGCCCCCAGGAATGCGTCAGGATTGTCCAGGATCGCGATTTCGCGCTTGAGGCGCTCGGCGACCGTCTCGGCCTTATCGCGTCCGTAGGCCCACGCCAGGACCAGCACCGGGCCTTCTGACCAGGGATCCGTCGCGACGCCTATCTCAATCTCGTCATCGGCACGGGCGAGGAACACGGCGATGCAGTTCGACGCCGTGAGAAACGACAGCACGGCGGGTGACGGAGCGGGGATCGGCATTAGAAAGCTCGGGATAGTTCGACTTAGTCGAAGATGGAAAGCATACGATCAGAAAGATCACGCCGAAAAATTTGCCTTTGGGCGAGCTTTTTCGGCTCGATGATGACCCATCCAACTGAACCGGTTTCCGAGCTTATGATAGTCGGCGGATAATAGTCCCCAGGCTTGTAAGGTTCGGGCTGATCATCTTCCCTTGCCGGCATCCGAGTGAATTGCAACCCCGGCTTCAGCTTGCTGTCGTTCGCAATTTCGAGCTTTGCAATTGGCACTCGTACCGCCTCGAAGTCATAGCACAACGCCAGAAGCTTCGAGTTGGACTTCGCATGTTTGGAGTCGCGGACTATCCTCATCGCTTCATAGGTGCTCAGCAGCCAATAGCGTGTGAGCAGAAATTGAAGATCGTCTGCTACGCCGCCGCTCGTATCGCCACGAGAGCGGCGCTCCACAAATTCGCGCTCGAGCGACCTAAGCAGAAGATCGACCCGGTAATCGGATTGATGTCGGATCAAGCCGATGGCGTCATGTTCGGCGAAAAGGCGCGCAAGCACGGATATCCATTTCGCTTGCAAATTGGTGTGCTCTCTCACCGCTAGGGCGAAAGCTGCAGCTATTGGGAGACTGACGGATGGAAGTGTCGACGCCGGCGGTCCTGGGCCAGCGCCAGTGCGATCCAGAGGATCAGTCATCGCAGCACCAAAATCACGATCAGCGCAGCATAGGCGGCCGCAAAGGCGGCGACGGAGACGAGCGGTGCGGGGATGTGGATCATGCCCGCGAAAGATGGGCGGTCGGCTGGCGGCGTGCAAGGCTCGACAGGAGCAAGGCACTCCGTCCCGCTGTGTGCGGGAGCTGAGGCATGGGCTATCTCAAAATTATCGCCGGTGACTTCAAACCGGGGCGCGCGGCACTTGTAGGGATGGGCATTCAGGTCCGCGGCCATGGTGAGCGCATCGACGAGATGATCCCATACGGCGCGATTGATCGTGTGCTCGAGCTGGAGCGCAGTCGGCGGGTCACAGTCGGCGATCGCGCCGCGCTGGGCGCCGCCGGCGGAGTCTTCGGAGGTGTTGCGGCCGGCGCATTGGCCGGCGGCCTGACCGGTCCCGCGGGCATGGTCATCGGCGCGGTTGCAGGCGCGATCCTGGCAACCGGCCAAAAGGTCGTAACGCGTCGCATCGCTCTGATCGACGGTCGCTGGTTCGCCGCATCAGCCACGACAGATATTTGGAAGGCGCTCGACGACGCTCGCCGCTGGAAGCACGCTCAGCCACTGGAATCGGCGAAGCTCATCGACGCGGAACCGACGCCGCAAGTGGAGCCGGCGGTCTCCCGCCTTCGTTCAATGCTTGGCCGGCGACTCGGTCGGTGCTCGTCAAAATCCTGATGTTGAGGATATCGGCTATACGGACGGCCGCAATTCTCGTGCTCGCGCTCGTCGCCGGCGGCGCTTCGGCTCAGACAGGTCCTTTGATCCTCGATTGCATGGTGCGGCACGTTCCAGGAACGCCCGCTTTTCACGATTGCGTTGTCGCGCTTGATCAGATTCGCCGCTCGCCAGCTCCGAGGCATCCAATCGTTGAAAAGATTGATCCGCCGGACCCGATGAAGCCTCTCTACACGTTGAGAACGGAGCCTGTGCTAAAGCGCCGCAAAGCCGCGACCTCGGCCGATGCGGTGTCCGTAAAGCTGATCCAAGATCAGATTGATGCCGTCGATCGTGCGCTGATCGATGAGCTCTTGTTGTCACCCGGAGAAGATCCGGAGAGGCTATTGCCAGAGATGCGCAATCGCGCGGCGCCGAAATAAACCCATGCCGGCTGCATCCTCGCTCTCTCGATTAAGGTCCGTCCGGCGTAGATTTCTTTCCGAGCATCCAGCCCGCAAAAGTTTCAAAGCTTTTTGCCGCGGCTTCTCCGACCCCAACTCCTGGCCCGTCCTCGGTGGCCTGTCGCAAGTCATTGGCGGTCTCGACCATCACTCCCGCAGCTTCTTCGCGAGAGATCAGGCCCTTTCGGACAAGAAGCCGGCACAAGTTATACGTGAATAAAGAGCTTCCGGCGTTCATGACGAAATGCGGATCGGTCCATCGGTTCTCTGACATGGAAATGTTCCTCGTTGCTGGCGGTCATCGACCAAATCAGCCGTAGCTTCGGCTAACCGAGGGTGGAGAGCTGTAGGTAACGACCAGTTGCTGATGTGGCGCAAGGCGCGCCATCAGATTAGTCGAGCCAGCAACCGTTCGGCCGTCAACTTTGATGTCTGAAACAGTGCCGCCGCCGACGAAGATGTTTTCCCAATCTGCGCCGGCAGTGTAGGCCCATGGCGATCCACTCGGCGTCAGTCCATCCGCGCTCTTGGGATCGCGACCTGGGTTTTTGGTCGCGATTGAAGAGCCGCCGATCATTGTGATCGCAGCGGTTCCAACCTCGAGCCCTGAGACGTAGTTGTGATTCGCAGTGTCGTATTCCTTAACGGCGTCGCCGCTGTTGCTGCGGGCGTCTCCGCCTATGACCTGGTTGTTGGCGGATGACCCGCGAAATGCGATGCCATCGCCGCCGTTCGACTTGGAATTGACGCCGATGATCTGGCCGCCTGACGAATTGAGAAAATCAACGCCATGGCCGAGCTGGCCGCCGACGTTGCCGCCGATGACTTTCGTCTCGTTGGAATTGTCGGCCTGAATCCCAGGCATTGAAGCAGTCCGATTCGGTGTCGCGATCTTCGGATCAACGATCGTGACGCGCGCGCTGTCCTTGATGCGGATTTGGACCTTCGCCGCGGAGATCGATTCAGGACCGGTCAGCGTCACGTCCGTCGCGCTGACGATATCAATCCCGTGTTCGCCCGCGTTGTTCGAGACGCCGATTACGTCGCTCAGCTTGACCGAGTTGATGCCCTGCCCGCCGGTGAGGTCTTCGATCTTGACAGCCGATGACCCCGCGTTCCCGCCAAGAGAGTTTCCGGTCACGTTGATGTTGGATCCAGTGATGCGGCGAATAGCGCCAGTGGTTGAAGCCGCGGCGCGGTGAAGCCGGAAGCCCTGAGCCCATAGGCTTTCCCCGATGATATTGCTGATGTTGATTTCAGCAGTCTCGCTATCCCAATTTGGCTGTCCGAAATTCTCGATGGAGAGAATTACGAGATCGTCGCCGGAGATGCCGAAGACGCCGTCAATGACGCCTCGATAGGCTGGCGCCAGAAAATGCAGCCCGTCTTCGGCGTAAAAGCTGAGGCCGGCGCCGGCCGCCGCCCTGCGGAAGTACCCGCAACGGACGCCCTTCACCTCGAAATTCTTCGGAGACAGCAGCGCGCGGTGGCAGAAGCCAATCAAGGCGCCGTAGATGTCGCCGAGCACGAGGCCGCCACCCATTTCGAAACCGTCCGTTCCGTGGACGGTGATGAAAGGCCCGCCCGTGAAACAGAAATCGATTGGCGCTCCTGAAGGCGACGCAGTCGCATTGGCCGGAGTTCCCGATCCCAGCTGAAGCGTGACGCTGTTAGCCGCGATGGTTGCGATCGATGCGCCGGTCGGAATGTTTGCGTGATGCACGGGCATATTGACCGAGAGGGCCGACGTGCTCGCCAGTCCGGACACCACATTCGAGCCTGATGTCAAGTTGCCATTAAGCGTGACCGGCGGCGCGGCCTGGATCAGGCCTTCGCCCTTGATGCCTACGTTCGCTCCTCCAATCTTCGTCAACCAGCCAGAGTTGAAACCACCGAAGACGGACTCATGGAGAACGGTGTGGCCGCCTTCGATCTCGATGAAGACGTTGTCCTTCCAGTCCAGCGCCGCGAAGGTTCCAGCAGGCTTCTTGTATCGGGTCGTATATCCACCCGGGAAGACCAAGACGCCGCCTCCGGCCGCGTTGATCGCATTGATGGCGGCCTGAGTAGCGGCGAAGTCGTCCGTGACGCCGTCCATCGGCGCATTGAAGTCCGCCAGCGAGCGGCGCTCACGCATCTTCTTGAGCACCGTCGGCGCAAGCTTAGTGAATGTGATCGCGCCATCCGCAACCGTCGCATAAGGGAATGTCTGCCACGCCGAGCCGTCATAATAGCGGGGCGTGTGCGTCGTCGTGTTGAAGTAGATAGCCCCTTCCTGCAGCGGGTTTCCGTTCGGATCGGTCGCCGGGTCAGAGGCAAAGCGGCCGAGATAGAAGGCCTGGAAATCATCGAAGATCGCTTCAACGGCCGCCTGCACCGATGCCGTCGCTTGATCTGAAAGAAGCCGGAAGATCGAACCCTGCCGGACGCCGGCATAGAGACCGCCTGCGACGAGCCCTCCGACCACTGGATTGTTGCCGGCCGACGTCTTTACGCTGAGCGGCGTCCCGCCGTTGATCACAACCGTGACGGTCGCGCTCGTGTTTGAGACGAGCACCGGAAGAAACAGAATCTGGCTGCCGTCGCTTGCGCTGACGGGCAAGGCCGACGTGACGA carries:
- a CDS encoding right-handed parallel beta-helix repeat-containing protein, yielding MQAAVEAIFDDFQAFYLGRFASDPATDPNGNPLQEGAIYFNTTTHTPRYYDGSAWQTFPYATVADGAITFTKLAPTVLKKMRERRSLADFNAPMDGVTDDFAATQAAINAINAAGGGVLVFPGGYTTRYKKPAGTFAALDWKDNVFIEIEGGHTVLHESVFGGFNSGWLTKIGGANVGIKGEGLIQAAPPVTLNGNLTSGSNVVSGLASTSALSVNMPVHHANIPTGASIATIAANSVTLQLGSGTPANATASPSGAPIDFCFTGGPFITVHGTDGFEMGGGLVLGDIYGALIGFCHRALLSPKNFEVKGVRCGYFRRAAAGAGLSFYAEDGLHFLAPAYRGVIDGVFGISGDDLVILSIENFGQPNWDSETAEINISNIIGESLWAQGFRLHRAAASTTGAIRRITGSNINVTGNSLGGNAGSSAVKIEDLTGGQGINSVKLSDVIGVSNNAGEHGIDIVSATDVTLTGPESISAAKVQIRIKDSARVTIVDPKIATPNRTASMPGIQADNSNETKVIGGNVGGQLGHGVDFLNSSGGQIIGVNSKSNGGDGIAFRGSSANNQVIGGDARSNSGDAVKEYDTANHNYVSGLEVGTAAITMIGGSSIATKNPGRDPKSADGLTPSGSPWAYTAGADWENIFVGGGTVSDIKVDGRTVAGSTNLMARLAPHQQLVVTYSSPPSVSRSYG